In the Primulina tabacum isolate GXHZ01 chromosome 15, ASM2559414v2, whole genome shotgun sequence genome, GGAGAAGGCCGACTGCAACATCTTTTGCGTAGAAGGAGAAGAACCAAGCTGGAAAGAAGAGATTGTTAACTATTTAATGTGTGACGATCTTCCTCTAGATCCAATCGCTGCACGTAAGCTAAGGATAAGAGCTGCGCGATTCACAATTATAGATGGAGAGCTTTATAAACGAGGTTACTCTCAGTCATTCCTAAAGTGTCTCACTCCTAGCAAGGCAAACTACGTTCTTCGTGAGATCCACGAAGGAATATGTGGAAACCACTTGGGAGGGAAAGCATTGGCAGCCAAAACCTTACGACAAGGTTACTTTTGGCCCACCATGAGGAAAGATGCCATGGAATTGGTTAAGCGGTGTCGATCTTGCCAAGAGCACGCCAATCTCCATCACCAACCCGCGGCGTTGTTACAACCACTTGAAAGCCCCCTACCCTTTGCTCAGTGGGGAATGGACCTGGTAGGACCTTTCCCCCAAGCTACGGGGCAGAGAAAGTTTCTCATAGTTGCCGTAGATTATTTCACGAAGTGGGTCGAGGCAGAGCCATTGGCGAAAATTTCAGAGAAAGACGTCATAGGTTTTCTTTGGAAAAACATAGTGTGCAGATTTGGGATTCCCCGAGCTCTTATCTCGGACAACGGCACTCAGTTCTCTGGAGCAAGACTAAAGGAGTGGTGTCAGGGCCTCTCTATCAAACAACTATTTACGTCGGTCGGCAACCCACAAGCCAATAGGCAAACAGAGGTAACTAACCGAACTATCTTGCAACAATTAAAGACCCGTCTCGGCAGCGCTAAAGGAAACTGGGTGGAAGAATTGCCGAGCGCATTGTGGGCTTACCGAACTACACCGCGCACATCGACAGGGGAATCACCTTTCAATCTAGCTTACGGTATTGAAGCTGTAGCCCCCGCTGAGATAGGAGAAACTTCATTGAGGGTGAAACAGTACAAGCAACTTGAGAATGATCAGGCCCTTCGAGCCTCCTTGGATTTAATCGACGAATTGCGAGGAAACATCCATCCGGGCAGAAAGGTACAGGGCACGCATGGCTAAGGTTTACAATGACCGAGTAAATCCAAGATCTTTCCAAGTAGGAGACCTTGTGATGAGAAAAGCTGATGTCTTGCGTCCAGTCGGAAAACTTGACCCAAAGTGGGAAGGCCCCTACAAGGTGGTAGAGATAATCAAGATGGGTACTTATCGCCTCCAACACCAAAATGGGAAAGTATTACCTCGGCCGTGGAATGTAGCAAATCTGAAGAAGTTTTATGCATAGAGGAACGtagttgaaaaagaaaataatagtTTATGTTTGGTTGTTTCATGTGTCATCATTTTGCCCATGTATCTCCATCACTacattattcaataaaattatcAGTTATTCTCCAATGTTAGCAAGGAATTTTTTCAGGTGTAATACTCCGAATACGTATGCTTATACCGTCACCTTCCCATGTAGTCTTCGAGGGCtcccagaaaaaaaaaaaaaaaaaaaaagaggtttGGCCAACCTCGTGGGACTGCTGACATGACGACTCTAGAGAAGGACAACGATGAAACAAGTCCCGGGATACCTCACCACCCTTATTGGGGGTTTAGGACTTCCCCTTGAGACAAAATCTTGGGAGATTGATCCCCTCCCAAGTATACGTGAAAAAAAGCATTACGTCATCACAAACAAAGCTACAACACATCGCACTGTATGAAGCAAATTTATAAATGAAGTACATCAATACTCAAATGAAATGACTACCCAATCCATGGGAAAAGACAATAAACAACATTGCGAAAAGTAACGAATgaaaataaacaaatttaagGAGCAATAATAAATGCAAATTTAACGCTATGCTTCCCCCTCAGTAGGGAGGAGATCCAAAGCTTCAATCATCTCAGCATTGTCCGAAGGGACATCGACCATGGAGCCTCCACCCACCTCCGAGACACTGGGCTCAATCATCATCACTATATCCTCAGGCACAAGTTTCTTCCTCAGTTGGTTTCGACAATCTAGAACTACCTCATCATGAATGATCATGGCGCGATCAAGTACTTCATCTGTAAATGCAGATGATGCTTTGAAATTCTGAGCGCCTTTCTCCTCAGTCCTTTTCAGAAGATTATTGCCCGCCTCAGAGACAAGAAATTGACCACATGTCTTCACCTCAGTCGAATACTTCTCTTCCAGGATCGAAAATTCTTTTATCTTGTCCGCAAGATTTCCCTGAACCTGGAGCAGCTCCGTGTTGGCTTTTTCTTTCTCCTGAGTAAGACGAAGTTTCTCTTCTTTCAGCCGAGCAACCTCTTCTCGCAGCTTATCTTGATAATTACGCAATTTTTCCTCCCGAACTCGCACAGCACTAGCTAACGACAAACTCTACAAAGAGAAGACCAAACGATCAAAAAGCAGACAAAACTTGCAAGATTCTAACATAATAAGCACAATACCTGACATGAATTCCAAGCAAGGGAATGAGCAAATGAATCAGTAGGCAGCGACACCAAACGGACCATGTCATAGTCTCCCACAATGCTCCGTCCTTTTTTCCACCCTATCTCCGGGTCATCCAAATCCCAGAAAGAGTCAACCTTCTCGTTATGGTTCACCTCGTCAACATATATATGTTTAGCACGCGGAGTCTTGGAAGCTGTTCCTTGGTCATCCACACGGGTCCTTTTAGGATTTTTTTGTGCTTCCTCGTCCATATTTTTTCCACTCCTTCATATCCTCGTTTTTTCACCTCTCCTCCTCCCCCACTCAGGGGCCTAATTTCCAAAGATTTGTTTGATGGCGAAGAGTTACTTTTATTTTGCGAGTTAGAGACCGACCCACGGACATGCTCAGAGCGTGCCGGTGGAAGTCCCCTACGCATAGTGTCGACACGATCCACAGGCGCTCTACTATTCCCAGCAAGCGGGGATGGCCTCCCCAAGGTGGTCTTGCGAGCCCGGATCGTGGCCAAGTCAAATCTATCACCTACCAATGAACAATCGCCGAAAAAGTCATATAAATAAGAGATAAACAGTATATTATAATgccaaattaaaaaaaagagcAAAAACGAATTACAAACATAAAGCGCCAAAAAATACCAGAAGTAGTTAAATTCCTAGGATTACGAAGTTCTTCAAAAAGACCTAAATCACGACATTGAAGTTGAAGTGCATGGTGAGTCCTTCTCATTGCAATCACTCGAAGTCCCGAACTCCAGACCACAGGGTATACCCCACCCACAGTCCTTAACGTAGAAAAAGTGAGACTTCCAGGAACTTCTAGGAGACGGAATTCGGGACAAAAATTTGCATTTGGCCCGAGGTTGAAAGTGAACATGCGAATCCGGTTTGCTTCTACGCGCCAAGAAAAGTGAGTGGAACAATTCTACGGACAAAGGCATGTGAATTTCCTTCATCTTATGACAAAAGACCGAATAAACTATAATGACATTTGGTGTTAATTGACTAAAGCTCATACCGAGGCTTTTAACCAACTCAACTAATAGAGGTTGCGGAGGAAACGTAAGTCCACCAGTAAAGTATTCAAGGAAAAGGGTGAAGTAACCCGGCGGTGAGGTATGACAATCATCTTGAGGTCCCGGAACCCTAATGTCACACTCGGGTGGTATTCCAAGCACTTCGCGCAAACTTCCGACATCTTGGCTAGACAAGGCATCCTTATCGTCACAGCCTAAAGGTTTGATCCATTCAGGATCATCACACAACAAGGGATTCTCTAATGGCGTAGATCCCCTAGGGAATCCACGAGAGGCTACAGATCGAGTCTTGGAGTCACTAAAAAAAACCGAACCACCCGAGAAGTCGGCGCCATCAGATTTTGAAGAGTCACTACTAGAATCATCACTCTCACTAGAGCTACTTATTAAAGTTTGGCTATTCCGGCGGTTGGCCATCAGCAAGGAATACTCCTTCCCTCGAGGAACACAACCTGCACATATTTTTCactttttttaacaaaaataatacCTACAAGAATACCCAGTCGAGCAAATCCAATGTTATATTGAAAAATTTAAAGTCAACAAGAAGACATGTTCCAGGTCTCAAACAACTTGCCAAAACCATCGTTCTTGCTGGGCAAGGCCTCGCCGCTTACAGCCGCGGATTACGCAGCATTCTCCAAACTCGCCGATCAGAATTCACTGTCGACTCACCTTCCCGATTTCCGCACAAAGGCCGGTCTTTTCTGCTTCCCCGATGTACGCGCTAGCCTGGAGAAACACTCGCATGATGTGAACTTCGCTACCTACCTCGACCAGAATTTCACAAACTACGGAACAAATTGCGGCGGTGGAGTTGATTCTTTCTCAAAATACTCCGAGCATGA is a window encoding:
- the LOC142527995 gene encoding uncharacterized protein LOC142527995 is translated as MDEEAQKNPKRTRVDDQGTASKTPRAKHIYVDEVNHNEKVDSFWDLDDPEIGWKKGRSIVGDYDMVRLVSLPTDSFAHSLAWNSCQSLSLASAVRVREEKLRNYQDKLREEVARLKEEKLRLTQEKEKANTELLQVQGNLADKIKEFSILEEKYSTEVKTCGQFLVSEAGNNLLKRTEEKGAQNFKASSAFTDEVLDRAMIIHDEVVLDCRNQLRKKLVPEDIVMMIEPSVSEVGGGSMVDVPSDNAEMIEALDLLPTEGEA